A genomic window from Quercus lobata isolate SW786 chromosome 10, ValleyOak3.0 Primary Assembly, whole genome shotgun sequence includes:
- the LOC115965881 gene encoding putative methyltransferase DDB_G0268948, which yields MAGLFDKQADFYLDARPTYPTHWYSMLAALTPHHSLAWDVGTGNGQAAIAVAEHYEQVIGTDVSEAQLKLALPHPHVQYLHTPLSITDDELVALIGGENSVDLVTVAQAVHWFDLPKFYSLVTHLLRKPGGVIAVWGYNDIVVSPIFDPIMKRFHDTTLPYWNPNIQHIFDAYKALPFPFESVGLGCEGKPQLLDMPKELTFEGFLRMLMSWSAVITAKDQGIDLLSESVVKEFENAWGGPKLIRSVIYKGFMLVGKVKL from the exons ATGGCTGGTTTGTTTGATAAGCAAGCTGATTTTTACCTGGATGCTAGGCCAACTTATCCAACCCACTGGTACTCCATGTTGGCTGCTCTCACCCCTCACCATTCTTTAGCTTGGGATGTTGGCACCGGCAATGGTCAAGCTGCTATCGCT GTTGCTGAGCATTATGAGCAGGTAATTGGAACCGATGTGAGTGAGGCACAGTTAAAACTTGCACTGCCACACCCTCATGTTCAATATCTCCATACTCCATTATCCATCACAGATGATGAATTAGTGGCCCTAATTGGAGGAGAAAATTCAGTTGATCTAGTGACTGTGGCTCAAGCTGTCCACTGGTTTGACCTCCCCAAGTTCTACTCCCTTGTGACACACCTTCTAAGAAAGCCAGGAGGTGTAATTGCTGTTTGGGGTTATAATGACATAGTAGTTAGCCCCATATTTGATCCCATAATGAAGCGCTTTCATGACACCACTCTTCCCTATTGGAACCCAAATATACAACACATATTTGATGCTTATAAGGCACTTCCATTTCCTTTTGAAAGTGTAGGTTTAGGGTGTGAGGGGAAACCACAACTACTAGATATGCCAAAAGAGTTGACATTTGAGGGATTCTTGAGAATGTTAATGTCATGGTCTGCAGTAATTACAGCCAAGGATCAAGGTATTGATTTGTTATCTGAAAGTGTAGTTAAAGAGTTTGAAAATGCTTGGGGAGGACCTAAATTGATCAGATCAGTCATTTATAAGGGTTTTATGCTTGTTGGAAAAGTTAAACTTTAG